The nucleotide sequence GCGCACAAAGCCGCGGAGCTTTTGGTGGCGCGAACCGAGACCTTGCCCGGGGAAAATGCCTGGGATGGAGAATTCAGGCAGGGGCTGGAGAAACTACTCCTGAAGGATCCGCCCGAAGCTGGACGATCCCCAGAGGAAGTCATTGAGCAGGTTGCACGCGAGATTCTCCCAATTGCGATGCGACTGGACCACCCACGTTGCTTCGCGTTTATACCGTCTTCACCCACCTGGCCCGGTGTGCTGGCCGATTTCATGGCCGCCGGATACAACGTCAACGCATGCACCTGGCTGGTCGGGAGCGGTCCAAGTCAACTCGAACTGGTCGTCATTGATTGGTTGCGGCAATGGCTCGGCTATCCAGAAAGCGCGGGTGGGCTTTTCACAAGCGGAGGTTCCGCGGCCAGCCTCGACGCCTTTGTTGCAGCGAGAGAAGCCGCAGGTCACCCCGAGCGTGCGACCGTCTATATGAGCGATCAGAGCCATAGCGCGCACATCCGCGCAGCCAGGATCATCGGCGTTCGCCCAGAGTGCATACGCTTGATCCCGAGTGACGACCTCTTCCGCCTGGACATGGATGCACTTGCACGCGCCGTGGTCGATGACCGCGCAGCGGGATTTAATCCCATTGCAGTATGCGCCAACGCCGGAACGAGCAGTACCGGGACTATCGATCCGATCGAAGCCATGGCAGACTACTGCGAGGCAGAAGGAATATGGCTACACGTTGACGCTGCGTACGGCGGCTTCGCTGTCGTAACCGAACAGGGCAAAGAACTCCTGCGCGGGATCGAACGTGCAGATTCCATCGGGCTGGATGCGCACAAATGGTTCTTCCAACCTTATGAGGCCGGTTGCCTTCTGGTGAAGAACCTGAGTACGCTTGAAAACGCCTTCGGCGTTCACCACGATATTCTCCAGGACGCAATATGGGGTGCGAACCACCCGAACTTCTCGGATCGCGGCCTGCAACTGAGCCGCTCGGTACGCGCGCTTAAGGTCTGGATGTCCGTTCAGACCTTCGGAATGGACGCATTTCGGCGAGCCGTAGCAAAGGGAATGGAACTGGCTGCCCGCGCCGAGGCATACGTCCGTGAAAGCCAAACCCTGGAAATGTTGAACCCCGCGTCTCTGGGGATCGTATGCTTCCGAATCAATCCCGCCGATACCTCTATTGATGAGGAAGAACTCGCAGAGATCAACAAGACAATACTCGCTCGCATCTTTTGGGAAGACAAAGCCTTTATATCCTCGACGCTTCTACATGGGAAGTTTTCACTCCGGCTGTGCATCGCCAACCACACCACGACCTGGGACGATGTACGCGAGACTCTTGAGGTTGCCGAGCAATTCGGGCGAGAGGCGTTAGCCTGAAAGAAGGCATCGTTCATATCTTTAGTAAGGAGTTCGTTTATGACCGGAATAAATCTGGAACGCTACAATATTACCAGGCCGTTTATTTTGCGCAATGCTTCGCCAGCGGTGCTTTACGAGGAGGCGCTGACTCACGAGACTGGATCGACTATTACGAGTACTGGGGCGCTTATTGTGCGTTCGGGAGAAAAGACCGGGCGCAGTCCATCATCCCGATAGTGCGGACGATATCTGGTGGGGTGAGGTCAATATCAAGCTCGATGAGCGCACGTTTCTGATCAATAGAGAGCGGGCTATCGATTATCTCAATGTTTGCGATCGCATTTATGTGGTTGATGGGTACGCGGGCTGGGATCCCAAGTATCGCATTAAGGTGCGGGTTGTTTGCGCCCGCGCGTACCATGCTCTGTTTATGCACAATATGCTTATGCGTCCCTCGCGTACAGAGCTTGAAAATTTTGGCGAGCCGGATTATGTCATTTTTAATGCTGGCAGATTTCCCGCGAACCGATATACGGCTGAAATGACTTCGACTACGAGTGTGGATGTGAGTTTTGAATTGCGGGAAATGGTTATTTTGGGGACGGAATATGCGGGTGAGATGAAGAAAGGTGTTTTCACTGTTCTGAACTATATTTTGCCCAGGCAGGATATTTTGTCGATGCACTGTTCGTCCAATGTGGGTGCAGCGGGTGATACGGCGCTCTTTTTTGGTCTGTCTGGTACGGGAAAAACGACGCTTTCAGCCGAGCCTCAGCGTCGTTTGATCGGCGATGATGAACACGGGTGGAGCGATCGCGGTATTTTCAATTTTGAGGGTGGTTGTTACGCCAAGTGCATTGGTCTTTCGCAAGCGCGCGAGCCGGAGATTTACAATGCGATCCGTTTTGGGACGGTGCTCGAAAATGTCGTTTTTGACGAGCATACGCGCGTGGTTAGTTACGACGATGATTCTATTACGGAGAATACGCGCGCGGCTTATCCCATTGAGTATATTCCCAATGCACAGATTCCATGTGTGGGCGGTCATCCCAGGAATGTGATTTTTTTGACCTGCGATGCATTTGGGGTTTTACCTCCGGTGAGCAAGCTCACGCCCGCACAGGCGATGTACCATTTTATCAGCGGTTATACGGCCAAGGTCGCGGGTACAGAAATGGGTGTTACCGAACCACAGGCTTCTTTTTCGGCCTGTTTTGGCGCGCCTTTTCTCGTGTGGCATCCGGGGAAATATGCCGAGCAATTGGCGGAAAAAATCCAGCAACACAATTCGGATGTGTGGCTGGTCAATACGGGCTGGTCGGGCGGTGGCTACGGCGTTGGCAAGCGCATTACGTTGACGAATACCCGCTCAATTATTCGGGCGATACACAATGGTGCTTTGACAGATGTGGCGTGCGAAACAGACCCGCGATTTGGTTTCGAGGTTC is from Gemmatimonadota bacterium and encodes:
- a CDS encoding aminotransferase class I/II-fold pyridoxal phosphate-dependent enzyme, whose product is MERRSETKRELSDETGNGLQMAPELMLELAHKAAELLVARTETLPGENAWDGEFRQGLEKLLLKDPPEAGRSPEEVIEQVAREILPIAMRLDHPRCFAFIPSSPTWPGVLADFMAAGYNVNACTWLVGSGPSQLELVVIDWLRQWLGYPESAGGLFTSGGSAASLDAFVAAREAAGHPERATVYMSDQSHSAHIRAARIIGVRPECIRLIPSDDLFRLDMDALARAVVDDRAAGFNPIAVCANAGTSSTGTIDPIEAMADYCEAEGIWLHVDAAYGGFAVVTEQGKELLRGIERADSIGLDAHKWFFQPYEAGCLLVKNLSTLENAFGVHHDILQDAIWGANHPNFSDRGLQLSRSVRALKVWMSVQTFGMDAFRRAVAKGMELAARAEAYVRESQTLEMLNPASLGIVCFRINPADTSIDEEELAEINKTILARIFWEDKAFISSTLLHGKFSLRLCIANHTTTWDDVRETLEVAEQFGREALA